In Geotalea uraniireducens, one genomic interval encodes:
- a CDS encoding cytochrome c3 family protein, whose amino-acid sequence MSIRLLGAAFLVLFYVGIGYAIEKITYPTRIGAVVFPHKKHQDALGQCRICHENGPRKIDGFDKVMAHGKGCKGCHEQMKKGPTRCGDCHKSG is encoded by the coding sequence ATGTCAATCAGGCTACTCGGTGCGGCATTTCTCGTACTTTTCTATGTTGGGATCGGCTACGCCATCGAAAAAATCACCTACCCGACTAGGATCGGCGCTGTCGTCTTTCCCCACAAGAAACATCAGGACGCTTTGGGGCAATGCCGAATCTGCCATGAGAACGGCCCGCGAAAAATTGATGGATTCGACAAGGTCATGGCCCACGGCAAAGGCTGCAAAGGATGCCATGAACAGATGAAGAAGGGACCGACCAGGTGCGGCGATTGCCATAAGAGCGGCTGA
- the pckA gene encoding phosphoenolpyruvate carboxykinase (ATP) yields MRLNDITRGTGLEEHGITNANLIYWTPPTSVLYEQIVKRGEGLVTHLGAVAVKTGHYTGRAANEKFIVDEPTCHDHIAWGKVNQPFDPAKFDGLYNRMMAYLHGKDIFVQDCFAGASPKHRLPVRVITEKAWHSLFARNMFVRATAEELVGHKPGFTVIDLPNFHAVPKIDGTNTETFIIVNFAKKVIIIGGTSYAGEIKKSIFTILNYLLPQDKGILSMHCSANVGEKGDVSVFFGLSGTGKTTLSADPKRSLIGDDEHGWDEEGVFNFEGGCYAKIINLSKEAEPEIYETTRRFGTILENVAIDTVSRRVDLDDDSFTENTRASYPITHIPNVVRAGMGGHPTNIVMLTCDAFGVLPPIAKLSPEQAMYHFLSGYTAKVAGTEAGITEPQAAFSTCFGAPFMALHPSVYAKLLGEKIAKHQVDCWLVNTGWSGGPYGVGSRMKIAYSRALVNAAIDGTLSAGEFEKDPFFGLMIPKACPGVPAEVLNPRNTWTDKAKYDETAKGLVERFRKNFDQYKQYVTAEVAAIM; encoded by the coding sequence TTGAGACTGAACGACATTACCAGAGGAACCGGGCTCGAAGAGCACGGGATCACCAATGCCAACCTCATTTACTGGACCCCCCCCACGTCGGTCCTTTATGAGCAGATTGTCAAGCGGGGCGAAGGCCTTGTGACCCATCTGGGCGCGGTAGCGGTAAAGACCGGTCACTATACCGGCCGTGCCGCCAATGAGAAGTTCATCGTTGATGAGCCGACCTGCCACGACCACATTGCCTGGGGCAAGGTTAACCAACCGTTCGATCCCGCTAAGTTCGACGGTCTCTATAACCGGATGATGGCCTACCTGCACGGCAAGGATATCTTCGTTCAGGACTGTTTTGCCGGTGCCAGCCCGAAACACCGCCTCCCGGTACGGGTTATTACCGAAAAGGCTTGGCATTCGCTGTTCGCCCGCAATATGTTCGTGCGGGCCACCGCCGAGGAGCTGGTTGGCCACAAGCCGGGCTTTACGGTCATTGACCTGCCGAATTTCCACGCCGTGCCGAAGATTGACGGGACCAATACCGAAACCTTCATCATCGTCAATTTCGCCAAGAAGGTGATCATCATCGGTGGTACCAGCTATGCCGGGGAGATCAAGAAATCGATCTTCACCATTCTCAACTATCTCCTCCCCCAGGATAAGGGGATCCTCTCCATGCACTGCTCCGCCAATGTCGGAGAAAAAGGTGATGTGTCGGTCTTCTTTGGCCTTTCCGGTACCGGTAAGACTACGCTGTCCGCCGATCCGAAACGGTCGCTGATCGGTGACGACGAGCATGGCTGGGATGAAGAAGGGGTGTTCAACTTCGAGGGGGGCTGTTACGCCAAGATCATCAATCTTTCCAAAGAAGCCGAGCCGGAGATTTATGAAACTACCCGCCGCTTCGGGACCATTCTGGAAAACGTTGCCATCGATACTGTCAGCCGGCGGGTCGATCTGGACGACGACTCCTTCACCGAAAATACCCGCGCTTCCTACCCGATCACCCATATCCCGAACGTTGTCAGAGCGGGAATGGGCGGGCATCCGACCAATATCGTCATGCTGACCTGCGACGCGTTCGGGGTGCTGCCGCCGATCGCCAAGCTTTCGCCTGAGCAGGCGATGTATCACTTCCTGTCGGGCTACACGGCAAAAGTTGCCGGGACCGAGGCCGGAATCACCGAACCTCAGGCGGCGTTTTCCACCTGTTTCGGTGCGCCGTTCATGGCGCTGCACCCGTCCGTGTATGCCAAGCTGCTCGGCGAAAAGATCGCCAAGCACCAGGTTGACTGCTGGCTGGTGAACACCGGCTGGAGCGGCGGCCCCTACGGCGTGGGGAGCCGGATGAAAATCGCCTATTCGCGGGCGCTAGTCAATGCGGCTATCGACGGAACGCTGAGTGCCGGCGAGTTCGAGAAGGATCCTTTCTTCGGCCTGATGATCCCGAAAGCGTGTCCCGGCGTCCCGGCCGAAGTGCTGAATCCGCGTAACACCTGGACGGATAAGGCTAAGTACGATGAGACTGCCAAGGGGCTTGTGGAGCGGTTCCGCAAGAATTTCGACCAGTATAAGCAGTATGTGACTGCCGAAGTTGCCGCCATCATGTAG
- a CDS encoding pyridoxal-phosphate-dependent aminotransferase family protein: MAKKLFIPGPVEVHPDILAAMAMPMIGHRMPEYAALHGRVTGALKKLLATEEKVFLATSSAFGVMEGAVRNLVKRRCVNFCNGAFSDKWHDVTKRCGKEADAVKVDWGKAITPDIVDRALATGKYDSLTLIHNETSTGVMSPLPEIAAVLKKYPEVVSIIDTVSSMSALSIPVDALGIDCCIFGVQKAFALPPGLAVFTASAKALERAGTVEGRGYYFDFLEFAANDLKNNTPSTPCISLVYALDRQLERIFSEGLEQRWARHREMASLVRNWVVDRGFGFFAEEPYRSLTLTCAVNSRNVDLAALKKILAGRGYAFDDGYGKIKGQTFRIAHMGDMQCADLCEFLSVIDESLGQLS; encoded by the coding sequence ATGGCAAAAAAACTCTTCATTCCGGGACCGGTCGAGGTCCATCCTGATATTCTCGCGGCGATGGCAATGCCGATGATCGGCCATCGGATGCCTGAGTATGCCGCGCTGCACGGTCGGGTGACGGGTGCCCTCAAGAAACTGCTCGCCACCGAGGAGAAAGTGTTTCTTGCCACGTCGAGCGCCTTTGGCGTCATGGAGGGGGCGGTCAGGAATCTGGTGAAGCGGCGGTGCGTAAATTTCTGCAACGGGGCTTTTTCCGACAAGTGGCACGATGTGACCAAACGGTGCGGTAAAGAAGCGGATGCCGTGAAGGTCGACTGGGGAAAGGCGATCACGCCGGACATTGTCGACCGGGCGCTGGCCACCGGCAAATACGACAGTCTGACGCTGATTCACAATGAGACGTCAACCGGCGTGATGTCGCCCCTGCCGGAGATTGCCGCGGTGCTGAAAAAATATCCCGAGGTGGTGTCGATCATCGATACGGTTTCCTCGATGAGCGCGCTCAGTATCCCGGTGGACGCCCTCGGCATTGATTGTTGCATCTTCGGCGTCCAGAAGGCCTTCGCTCTGCCCCCCGGTCTGGCGGTCTTTACTGCCAGTGCCAAGGCGCTGGAGCGCGCCGGTACGGTCGAGGGACGTGGCTATTACTTCGATTTTCTGGAGTTCGCTGCCAATGATCTGAAGAATAACACCCCATCAACTCCCTGTATTTCGCTGGTTTATGCGCTGGATCGCCAGTTGGAGCGGATTTTCAGCGAAGGGCTCGAACAGCGCTGGGCACGGCATCGCGAGATGGCCTCCCTGGTGCGGAATTGGGTTGTCGACCGTGGCTTCGGTTTCTTTGCCGAAGAGCCGTATCGCTCCCTGACGCTGACTTGTGCGGTGAACAGCCGCAACGTTGACCTCGCGGCGCTGAAAAAAATACTTGCCGGTCGTGGCTATGCGTTTGATGACGGTTACGGCAAGATCAAAGGGCAAACTTTCCGGATTGCCCACATGGGAGATATGCAGTGTGCCGATCTGTGCGAATTTTTGAGTGTCATTGACGAGAGCCTGGGGCAGCTTTCCTGA
- the rd gene encoding rubredoxin has translation MQRWTCTICQYVYDPANGDPENGVAPGTPFAELPEGWVCPVCGAGKEMFEEVT, from the coding sequence ATGCAACGTTGGACGTGCACCATCTGCCAATATGTCTACGATCCGGCGAACGGCGATCCCGAGAACGGCGTCGCCCCGGGAACCCCTTTCGCTGAATTGCCGGAAGGATGGGTCTGCCCTGTCTGTGGTGCAGGCAAAGAGATGTTTGAGGAAGTCACCTGA
- a CDS encoding helix-turn-helix transcriptional regulator has translation MTNSIGKNDKNAAPIVAIDGTAIKGVREAKKLTQLYVANVVGVTTDTISRWENNRYPTVKRDNAEKLAMALEVELPEILRREPVPEEASLATPEKRDWRLVASLAVIVVVVLVVGIFIYQRSITRLVAVRWLPHYGAPGQIVPVQIKVLRPNSDSGGFIVKERLPAGGRFVRSNPPAAGDVGGGAVKWLIAGGSGPVTISYTMTLPQGLQADTLARFNGELVRREGPGTSKDDIGGDDTITVGGYHWADSNGDHRIDDNEIMPAYYLTEEMKGLGLDWRTIENIWSGRGYRWNERKKGYEVVK, from the coding sequence ATGACCAATTCTATCGGGAAAAACGACAAGAATGCCGCGCCAATCGTTGCTATTGATGGGACGGCGATCAAGGGGGTCCGGGAGGCAAAAAAGCTGACCCAACTCTATGTTGCCAACGTCGTCGGGGTGACGACCGATACTATTTCCCGCTGGGAAAACAACCGCTATCCCACCGTCAAACGGGATAATGCGGAAAAGCTGGCAATGGCCCTTGAAGTTGAACTGCCGGAAATCCTTCGCCGGGAACCGGTGCCGGAAGAAGCGTCGCTGGCTACGCCGGAGAAACGGGACTGGCGACTAGTCGCGTCGCTGGCGGTCATCGTGGTGGTTGTGCTGGTGGTCGGAATCTTTATCTACCAGCGCTCGATCACCCGCCTGGTGGCTGTCCGCTGGCTGCCGCATTACGGGGCGCCGGGACAGATTGTCCCGGTGCAGATCAAAGTGCTGCGGCCAAACAGCGATAGCGGCGGTTTCATCGTCAAGGAGCGATTACCGGCGGGCGGGCGCTTTGTCCGTTCGAACCCGCCGGCGGCAGGTGATGTGGGAGGCGGTGCGGTGAAATGGCTGATTGCCGGCGGTAGCGGACCCGTGACCATCTCCTATACGATGACCTTGCCACAAGGCCTGCAGGCCGATACGCTGGCCCGGTTCAATGGCGAACTGGTTCGCCGGGAAGGGCCGGGGACCAGCAAAGACGACATCGGCGGCGACGACACGATTACCGTCGGCGGCTATCATTGGGCTGACAGCAATGGCGATCACCGGATCGACGACAACGAGATCATGCCGGCCTATTATCTGACGGAAGAGATGAAGGGGTTGGGGCTGGACTGGCGAACCATCGAAAACATCTGGAGCGGTCGCGGCTACCGGTGGAATGAGCGTAAAAAAGGTTATGAGGTCGTCAAGTGA
- a CDS encoding ferredoxin — translation MARTPKVDQDACISCGLCVSTCPGVFRFNSEGKSEVYNPTGAPEKEIQPAIDGCPVQCIGWEE, via the coding sequence ATGGCAAGAACACCAAAGGTCGACCAGGATGCATGCATCAGCTGCGGGCTGTGTGTCTCCACATGCCCGGGAGTATTCAGATTCAACAGTGAGGGGAAATCGGAGGTGTACAATCCGACCGGCGCCCCGGAGAAGGAAATTCAACCGGCAATCGACGGCTGCCCTGTCCAGTGCATCGGCTGGGAGGAATAG
- a CDS encoding cytochrome c7 — MKRLLATLALTLFAAGTAFAADTLTFPARNGNVTFPHKMHQELLKDCKSCHEKGPGKIEGFGKDFAHKTCKGCHEQMKKGPTRCGECHKK; from the coding sequence ATGAAAAGACTGCTTGCAACGCTGGCCCTCACCCTCTTCGCCGCCGGAACGGCCTTTGCCGCCGATACCCTCACCTTCCCGGCCCGGAACGGCAACGTCACCTTCCCGCACAAGATGCACCAGGAATTGCTGAAGGACTGCAAGTCCTGCCATGAAAAAGGCCCCGGCAAGATCGAAGGGTTCGGCAAGGACTTCGCACACAAGACCTGTAAAGGGTGCCACGAGCAGATGAAGAAGGGACCGACCCGCTGCGGCGAGTGCCACAAGAAATAA
- a CDS encoding helicase C-terminal domain-containing protein has product MRRYFSDKPILEMRTAISEAGGNEVFFLGRTDENRLVVEIEPLARGNRDAVAAIMIAASFGDVVIHNHPSGQLIPSQADLEIASLLGNQGVGFYIVDNAVEQCYQAVAPFARRQIERLSFPEIETMFAPEGTFAANLPGYEFREEQLRMAFAVTEAFNEEQVAVIEAGTGTGKSLAYLVPAVTWAIRNKERVVVSTNTINLQEQLTKKDIPFLQKHSGLHFRAVLVKGRGNYLCRRKLEGIKADPSLFKDDPSAGELEAIVAWSETTAEGCRNDLSFVPKEETWEEVACEADQCGRVRCPHYGRCFFYSARREAASADILVVNHSLLLADVALRQETGYGSTAILPPFERLIFDEGHHLEDVATGHLSAQVSRLGLLKLLGKLQHPRKAQRGLLPHLSSQLSRELPDSCDELYRELADILEGSLIPGRLTLSDNAGRALDAIGLALLAYLDGAKEAAGERKLRVTQSLYGTKFWREVDDEARELAADLNAYAARLKLFLKGCGRVPDRAQEKLAGTLIDLKGVVGRLEAYAHDLLDFVSSAEEVCRWFEARRGSKGLTIKLCSSPLDVATAIKRSILDAFKTVVVTSATLAVGERFDYLEHRTGIGLLDRQRVTELLLASPFDYEHQAFVGIPNDLPEPGSSRFTDALEIALHKGLAISGGHAFVLFTSYELLSRLFARMAETLRRLTLTPLRQGEVNRHHLLARFRKEPNAVLFGTDSFWEGVDVQGKALELVVITRLPFRVPTEPILEARAEHIAAAGGDPFMDYTVPQAVIKFKQGFGRLIRSRDDRGAVLILDSRVLSKNYGRFFLKSLPPVSLVTGKSDDVFSRMAGFFTASRASAASPQR; this is encoded by the coding sequence ATGAGGCGGTACTTTTCCGATAAACCCATTCTGGAGATGCGCACGGCGATCAGCGAGGCCGGCGGCAACGAGGTATTCTTCCTCGGTCGCACCGATGAGAATCGGCTCGTCGTCGAGATCGAGCCCCTCGCCCGGGGTAACCGTGACGCCGTGGCCGCCATCATGATCGCCGCGTCATTCGGTGACGTGGTCATCCATAACCATCCCTCCGGTCAACTCATTCCCTCCCAGGCCGACCTGGAAATCGCCTCGCTGCTCGGCAATCAGGGCGTTGGCTTTTATATCGTCGACAACGCGGTCGAACAGTGCTATCAAGCCGTTGCCCCCTTCGCCCGGCGACAGATCGAGCGGCTTTCGTTTCCCGAAATCGAGACAATGTTTGCGCCGGAAGGGACATTTGCCGCCAACCTGCCCGGCTATGAATTTCGCGAAGAACAGCTCCGGATGGCGTTCGCCGTCACCGAGGCGTTCAACGAGGAACAGGTGGCAGTGATCGAGGCGGGGACCGGGACCGGCAAGTCCCTGGCCTACCTGGTCCCGGCCGTAACCTGGGCCATCCGCAACAAGGAACGGGTGGTGGTTTCCACCAATACCATCAACCTCCAGGAACAGCTCACCAAGAAGGACATCCCCTTTCTGCAGAAACACAGCGGACTGCATTTCCGTGCCGTCCTGGTCAAGGGACGCGGCAATTATCTTTGCCGGCGCAAGCTGGAGGGGATAAAGGCCGATCCTTCACTTTTCAAGGATGATCCGTCGGCTGGCGAACTCGAAGCAATCGTCGCCTGGAGCGAAACAACGGCCGAAGGATGCCGCAATGATCTCTCGTTCGTCCCGAAAGAGGAGACTTGGGAAGAAGTTGCCTGCGAGGCCGATCAGTGCGGCAGGGTCCGCTGTCCCCACTATGGTCGCTGCTTTTTCTACTCCGCCCGGCGCGAAGCGGCCTCCGCCGACATCCTGGTTGTCAACCATTCGCTGCTGTTGGCCGACGTGGCGCTGCGCCAGGAAACGGGCTACGGCTCAACCGCCATTCTCCCCCCTTTCGAACGACTGATCTTCGACGAGGGGCATCACCTGGAAGATGTTGCCACCGGCCATCTCTCGGCGCAGGTTTCCCGGCTGGGACTGTTGAAGCTGCTCGGCAAGCTGCAGCATCCCCGCAAAGCCCAGCGCGGCCTGTTGCCGCACCTCTCCAGTCAGCTCTCCCGGGAACTACCCGACTCATGCGACGAGTTGTACCGGGAACTGGCCGACATCCTTGAAGGCTCACTCATTCCCGGCCGCTTGACCCTCAGCGACAACGCCGGCCGGGCTCTCGACGCCATCGGCCTGGCCTTACTCGCTTACTTGGATGGGGCAAAGGAAGCCGCCGGCGAACGGAAGCTCCGGGTGACCCAGTCGCTCTACGGAACGAAATTCTGGCGGGAAGTCGATGATGAGGCGCGCGAGCTGGCAGCCGATCTCAATGCTTATGCGGCCAGACTCAAGCTATTTCTCAAGGGTTGCGGCCGGGTCCCCGACCGCGCCCAAGAGAAGCTTGCCGGCACGCTCATAGATCTGAAAGGGGTTGTTGGTCGGTTGGAGGCATACGCCCACGATCTGCTCGACTTTGTCAGCAGCGCCGAGGAGGTCTGCCGCTGGTTCGAGGCCAGGAGAGGAAGCAAGGGATTGACGATCAAGCTCTGCTCGTCTCCGCTCGACGTGGCAACCGCCATCAAGCGGAGCATCCTTGACGCTTTCAAGACGGTTGTCGTTACCTCGGCCACCCTCGCGGTCGGCGAGCGCTTCGATTACCTGGAACATCGGACCGGCATCGGCCTGCTCGATCGCCAGCGAGTAACGGAGCTACTGCTCGCCTCGCCGTTCGATTACGAGCATCAGGCGTTTGTCGGCATTCCGAACGACCTGCCCGAACCGGGCAGCAGCCGGTTTACGGACGCGCTTGAGATCGCTCTCCACAAGGGGCTGGCCATCTCCGGCGGCCACGCCTTCGTTCTGTTCACCTCCTACGAGCTGCTGAGCCGACTCTTTGCCAGGATGGCCGAGACTCTCCGCCGGCTCACGCTCACCCCGCTCCGCCAGGGAGAGGTCAACCGCCATCACCTCCTCGCCCGCTTCAGGAAGGAGCCGAACGCGGTACTGTTCGGCACCGATTCGTTCTGGGAAGGAGTCGATGTGCAGGGAAAGGCGCTGGAACTGGTAGTGATCACCCGGCTCCCGTTCCGGGTGCCGACCGAACCGATCCTAGAGGCCCGTGCCGAGCATATCGCCGCCGCCGGCGGCGATCCGTTCATGGACTACACGGTTCCTCAGGCGGTGATCAAATTCAAGCAGGGGTTTGGCCGCCTCATCCGCAGCCGGGACGACCGGGGGGCAGTGTTGATCCTCGACAGCAGGGTGCTCTCCAAGAACTACGGCCGTTTTTTTCTGAAGTCACTGCCGCCGGTCAGCCTGGTAACCGGTAAGAGCGACGACGTTTTCAGCAGGATGGCGGGCTTTTTTACTGCTTCCCGCGCATCTGCCGCTTCGCCACAGCGTTGA
- a CDS encoding cytochrome c3 family protein, whose product MSIRKMAGYLWNPISLVGFLFVFVATGLIITFLALEMITGMDQPYIGLLVYFAFPALLILGILLVPFGGWRTRNRQRTARPDEIPVYPTLDFNDPHKRHLFIFFVLATVVFVLIVTIASILGYEFTESTTFCGELCHTVMQPEHTAWKNSPHARVKCVECHVGPGAKWYVKAKISGLRQVWAVLAHTYPTPIETPIENLRPARDTCEQCHWPEKFYSGRQKVFYHYAPNKENTPREINMLINIGGTPKSPHSKGIHWHIGTEVFYIARDKKRLDIPYIAVQQKDGSFVEYMNTEAPLRKEEITAANKRLMDCTDCHNRPTHIYRSPSQEMDEHIVSGLIDPTLPYIKKVAVELLEKPYASQEEATAAIGEALPAYYAKNYPEVAKQKAAAIKHAVEQVKDIYSRNFFPKMKVAWNTYPNHIGHFYSPGCFRCHDGKHKAANGRVISKDCNLCHTVIGQKQENIPPGKEVKEFVHPVDIGNALYTANCSDCHAAGGEDVAGGGQQ is encoded by the coding sequence ATGTCCATACGAAAAATGGCTGGCTACTTGTGGAACCCTATCAGCCTGGTCGGTTTTTTGTTCGTTTTCGTCGCCACCGGCCTGATCATTACCTTCCTGGCCCTGGAAATGATCACCGGGATGGATCAGCCCTATATCGGCTTATTGGTCTATTTTGCCTTCCCGGCACTCCTCATTCTCGGCATCCTGCTCGTCCCGTTCGGCGGTTGGCGGACCAGAAACCGGCAGCGGACCGCCAGACCCGACGAGATTCCCGTTTATCCAACCCTCGATTTTAACGATCCACACAAGCGGCATCTGTTTATCTTTTTCGTGCTGGCAACGGTCGTCTTTGTCCTAATCGTCACCATTGCTTCGATTCTCGGCTATGAATTCACCGAATCGACAACATTCTGCGGCGAACTCTGCCACACCGTCATGCAGCCCGAACATACCGCCTGGAAAAACTCTCCCCATGCCCGGGTCAAATGCGTTGAGTGCCATGTCGGCCCTGGGGCGAAATGGTATGTCAAGGCCAAGATATCGGGCCTCCGCCAAGTCTGGGCCGTCTTGGCGCACACCTACCCGACACCGATTGAAACGCCGATCGAGAATCTCCGCCCCGCCCGGGATACCTGCGAGCAATGCCATTGGCCCGAAAAATTCTATTCAGGCCGGCAAAAGGTGTTTTACCACTATGCTCCGAACAAGGAAAACACACCGCGCGAGATCAACATGCTGATCAACATCGGCGGCACACCGAAATCCCCGCACTCGAAAGGTATCCATTGGCATATCGGCACCGAGGTGTTCTATATCGCCCGCGATAAGAAACGGCTCGATATCCCGTATATTGCCGTCCAGCAGAAGGACGGGTCATTCGTCGAATACATGAATACCGAAGCGCCGCTGCGCAAAGAGGAGATCACAGCGGCGAACAAGCGGCTGATGGATTGCACCGACTGTCACAATCGGCCGACCCATATTTACCGCTCGCCCAGCCAGGAGATGGATGAGCATATCGTCTCGGGATTGATCGATCCCACGCTGCCATATATCAAAAAAGTCGCGGTTGAGTTGCTGGAGAAACCCTATGCCTCCCAGGAAGAAGCCACGGCGGCCATCGGTGAAGCGCTGCCCGCCTACTATGCAAAGAATTACCCGGAAGTAGCGAAGCAGAAGGCTGCGGCAATCAAGCACGCGGTGGAACAGGTAAAAGATATTTACAGCCGCAACTTCTTCCCGAAAATGAAAGTCGCGTGGAACACCTACCCGAACCACATTGGTCACTTCTATTCCCCGGGCTGCTTCCGCTGTCATGACGGAAAGCATAAAGCAGCGAACGGTCGAGTGATTTCCAAGGACTGCAATCTCTGCCACACGGTCATCGGGCAGAAACAGGAGAACATTCCGCCCGGCAAGGAG